The following are encoded together in the Longimicrobium terrae genome:
- a CDS encoding DUF2997 domain-containing protein → MEIVIVEIDPDANITVSADGVSGPGCKALTEAIERALGRTVDDNPTPAFFQEADAGHVHRHG, encoded by the coding sequence ATGGAGATCGTGATCGTCGAGATCGACCCGGACGCCAACATCACCGTCAGCGCGGACGGGGTGAGCGGGCCCGGCTGCAAGGCCCTGACCGAGGCGATTGAGCGTGCGCTCGGACGCACGGTGGACGACAACCCGACCCCCGCGTTCTTCCAGGAGGCGGATGCCGGACACGTTCATCGTCACGGTTGA